Genomic window (Tardiphaga sp. vice304):
CCTTATTGCGGCCTCGCGACGCAAGGGCGCCGCGCTGCCTCCATCCGGGCTACGGCTCCGCGCGCGCTTGCCCGGCATCGCGTGTCTCCAAAGACTCGGTTCCGCTAAACTCTTGCATAACCGCATCTAATCGTGCCCTGCGCGGACCCTCTTTACACTTTGTTTACCAGGAAGTCCGAAGGTTAACGCTGGCGGCGCTGGTGCGTCTGGCTGCCGAGGCGTGAGCGTGCGGAGTTCCGTAGCGAGCATGGCGTCGGCGTCCGGTTCACGGTGCCATGGTCCGCGATGACGCGGGCCTAACAGATGACGAGCTCGTGCAATGCTTGGTGCAGGACGCCTTTCCCGGTCGGATCGACCGCAGGGCCCCCAAACTGACCTGAGGCTGGCGGCCCGCGGCGCAGCGATCCTGCTGCGCGAGCAGCTGGCTCCGCTTGCGCGTTTTCTCAGCCAGCCGCGCGCCCGCAAGGCGGCGATCCGCGAGCAGAACTCGAACCGCTTCATCGCTGCGTTCGAGCGTTACGTGCCGCGCCGTGTCGGCATTGCCGCCACCGTCCTGATGCTGCTCGGCAGCGTCGCGCTCGGCGTCGTCAATGGCGGTCACGTCGAAGAACTCACCGAATTCCTCTCGGATACCCGCAACGCCGCGGCCAATGCCGCCGGCTTCCGCATCGCGTCGGTGACGCTGAACGGCCGCAAGCAACTGACGCAGGACGAAATCCTCGCGATCGGGGGCGTCAACGGCCGCTCCTCGCTGCTGTTTCTCGACGCCGCCACCGTGCGCGACCGGCTGAAGGCCAATCCGTGGATTGCCGACGCCAACGTGCTGAAACTGTATCCCGACCGGCTGCAGATCGACGTCACCGAGCGCACCGCGTTCGCGTTGTGGCAGCAGGATGGCCGCCTGGCCGTCGTCGCCGCCGACGGCGCGGTGCTGGAAAACTACGTTTCGAAACGCTTCACCACGCTGCCTTTGGTGGTCGGCAAGGGCGCCGACACGCGCGCCCGCGATTTTCTCGCGCTGCTGGATCGCTACCCGCAGGTCCGCGCCGTCACCCGTGCCGCGATCCTGGTCGGCGAGCGGCGTTGGAATTTGCGTCTGACGGACGGGCTCGACGTGCGCCTGCCGGAGAACGACGTCGGCAATGCGCTGGCGATGCTGAGCCAGCTCGACAAGGAAGATCATTTGTTCTCGAAAGATATTGTCGCGATCGACATGCGTCTGTCCGACCGGCTGACCGTGCGGCTGTCGGAAGACGCCGCAAAGGCCCGCGACGAGCTGTTCGCCAAGGAGAACAAGACGAAGAAGAAAGCAGGCGCGGCATGACCGGGCTTGATCGCACCCAGGCACCGAAGACGCGCCAGATGGCGCCGAACCGCACCGCGCTGGTGGCGTCGCTCGACGTCGGCACCAGCAAGATCGCCTGCATGATCGCGCGTCTCAAGCCGTGCGCGCCGAACGAGGCGTTGCGCGGTCGCACCCACGCCGTCGAACTGGTCGGCTACAGCCAGATCCAGTCGCGCGGCGTCAAGTCCGGCGCCGTCGTCGACATGGGCGAATGCGAGCAGGCGGTGCGCCAGGCGGTGTCGCTGGCCGAACGCATGGCGAAGGCCCGCGTCGAATCCGTTCTGCTGTCCGTCTCCGCCGGCCGCCTGCAGGGCCAGTTGATCGAGGCGTCCGCCGACATCAAGGGCAGCGCCGTCACGGCTGCCGATGTCACCCGCGTGACCTCCACCGGGATGAAACACGCCACGCCGCCCGGCCGCACCGTGCTGCACGCGCTGCCGGTCAGCTATTCGCTGGATGGCGTCAAGGGCATCCGCGATCCCAAGGGCATGGTCGCTTCGCAATTCGGCGTCGACATGAACGTCGTGACCGCCGACGCCACAGTCGCGCGCAACCTGATGCTGGTCGTCGAGCGTTGCCATCTCAATGTCGAGGCGATGGCCGCGTCGCCTTACGTCGCCGGCCTGTCGGTTCTGACCGACGACGAAAGCGATCTCGGCGCTGCCGTCGTCGAGATGGGGGCAGGGACCACCACGATCGCGATCTATTCCGGCGGCCGTTTCGTGCATGCCTCCGGCTTTGCGGTCGGCGGGCAACACATCACCATGGATATCGCCCGTGGCCTGGGTTGCTGCATCGCGGATGCCGAGCGAATCAAGACGTTATATGGCACGGTACTGACGGGTGGATCGGACGCGCGCGAAGTGATGAACGTGCCGACGGCTGGCGATAATGACCGGGACTTTCCGCAGGTCGTGACCCGCGCCACCATCGCGAACATCGTGCGGCCCCGCGCCGAGGAGATTTTTGAAATGGTCAGGGACCGGCTGGCGGATTCGCCGTTTGCAGCAGAGCCGCGGGCGCGCGTCGTGCTGTCGGGCGGCGCCTCGCAGCTCACCGGTCTCGCCGAACTCGGCAGCCAGGTTCTCGGCCGTCCGGTTCGCATCGGACGTCCGCTCGGGTTCGGCCGGCTGCCCAATGAGGCCAAGAGCGCCTCGTTCGCGGTGCCGACGGGCCTCCTGGTCTATCCGCAATTCGCCCATCTTGAGCACGTCGAGCCCCGCTACACCCGCCAGCTCAAGACCGGCACCGGCGACGGTTATTTCGGAAAGGTCGGGCGATGGCTTCGCGAAGGCTTCTGATGGCGAATTTTCAGCCGCAATTTTTTTCCACTTCGACGCTTTCGGCTTCCCGCCGCGGGCATGACCAGACAACGCGCGCGTAATCGAGAGGCAATCACATGACACTCAATCTCACCCCCCCGGATATCGCCGAACTCAAGCCCCGCATCACCGTGTTCGGTGTCGGCGGCGCCGGCGGCAATGCCGTCAACAACATGATCACCGCCGGCCTGATGGGCGTCGACTTCGTCGTCGCCAACACCGACGCGCAGGCGCTGACGATGTCGAAAGCGCAGCGCATCGTGCAGATGGGCACCGTCGTGACCCAGGGCCTCGGCGCCGGTTCGCAGCCGGACGTCGGTGCGGCCGCCGCGCAGGAAGTGATCGACGAGATCCGCGATCACCTGTCGGGCGCCAACATGGTGTTCGTGACCTGCGGCATGGGCGGCGGCACCGGCACCGGTGCAGCCCCCGTCATCGCCAAGACCGCGCGCGACATGGGCATCCTCACCGTCGGTGTGGTGACCAAGCCGTTCCACTTCGAAGGCCAGCGCCGCATGCGCACCGCCGAGTCCGGCATTGCCGAACTGCACAAGGTGGTCGACACGCTCTTGATCATCCCGAACCAGAACCTGTTCCGGGTTGCCAACGAGAAGACCACCTTCGCCGACGCCTTCGCGATGGCCGACCAGGTGCTGTATTCGGGCGTCGCCTGCATCACCGATCTGATGGTCAAGGAAGGCCTCATCAACCTCGACTTCGCCGACGTCCGCGCCGTGATGCGCGAAATGGGCAAGGCGATGATGGGCACCGGCGAGGCCACCGGCGAGAAGCGCGCGCTGACCGCGGCCGAAGCCGCGATCGCCAACCCGCTGATCGATGATTCCTCGATGAAGGGCGCCCGCGGCCTCTTGATCTCGATCACCGGCGGCAAGGACTTGACGCTGTTCGAAGTCGACGAAGCCGCGACCCGCATTCGTGAAGAAGTCGATGCCGACGCCAACATCATCGTCGGCGCGACCTTCGACGAGACCCTCGACGGCGTGATCCGCGTCTCCGTGGTGGCCACCGGCATCGACCAGTCGCTGCTGGCCCGCAATGCCGCGGCGCCTGCCGCCGCCGTGACCAATGCCGTCGCCGCCAACCCGGACAACCGTCTCGCCGACCTGACCGCCAAGCTGCGCGCCGACAATCAGCGCGCCGTCGCCTCTTCGGCACAGCAGGCCGACGCGCCGCGCCCGGCCGCCGCACCCGCGCCGCGTGCGCCAGCCAGCAACCATGAACGTGCCGCTCTGGCCGCCATCGCCGCCGCGGTTTCCCCGGACGCCCACCTGCCGGTCGCCCAGGTTTCCAGCCAGCCGGCCTCCTATGGTGACGTGACCGTGCGTCCGATCGCCCAGAAGCCGTCGCTGTTCCCGGAGACCGCCCCGCGCATGGAAGCCCATGAGCCGGCGCCGCCCGAGCAGTTCATCCCGCAGGCCGCCGAACGCGCCCCGCTGCGCGCGCCCCGGATGCCGAAATTCGACGAACTGCCGATGACGGCGCAGAACGAGATCCGCCAGGCCCGCGGCGAGACCTCGGAAGACGAGCCGCAGAAGGTGCGGATGTCGCTGCTGCAGCGTCTCGCCAATGTCGGCCTCGGCCGCCGCGAAGAGGACTCCGAGCCGGCCCGCCAAGCGCCGGCGATGGCCCCGATGCCGCCGCTGCCGGAACGCAAGCCGCAGCGCAGCGTCTCGCAGCAGATGGGGGAGCCGGTGTCGGAATACGCCCGCCGTCCGGCGCCGCAGGGTCTGGATCAGCATGGCCGCCCCGCACCTGTGGCCCCCGCGCCACAGGGCGACGACCATCTTGATATCCCGGCCTTCCTGCGCCGCCAGACCAACTGAGCTTTGTTACAATCATGACGACGACAAAGGCCCCGGCAGCGATGCCGGGGCCTTTGTCTTTGCTGCGCTGCCGCATCAAACTCTTTGTTAAGTATCTGAATTTAAAACATTAATCAGGTATTTGCGATTTCGCGTGGATTTGAAACATGCGGAAACGATGGCAAAGTCGGTCAACGCTTGGCTCGAATGCGGCGGACGTTGGGTAACAATCAGTAAAAAAGCGTGAGTTGGCGCACTTTGTGGCAGCCGGTATGGTTGCCGCGACTCGGGGAATTCAGAAACGCCGGTCGGCAGATCTGAGTGAGTCGCAGGTGGGGTTAGAATGAAATTCAGTCGTCAAACAACGCTTTGGTCGCAAGCCACCGTCACGGGTGTCGGCGTCCATTCCGGTTTGCCCGTCAGTCTGACCCTGTCCCCCGCGCCTGTCGATGCAGGCTTTATTTTTGTCCGTACCGGCCTCGATGGTCCGGACCGCGAAATCACCGCGAACGCCAAATCCGTCACCGCCACTGCCTTCGCCACCGTGCTCGGCGATCGCGAAGGTCCGCTGGTTTCCACCGCCGAACACGTTCTCGCCGCCTTGCGCGGCATGGGCGTCGATAACGCCACCATCGAAGTCGATGGCCCGGAAGTGCCGATCATGGACGGCTCCGCCGCCCCCTTCGTCGCCGCCATCGACCAGGCCGGCATCGTCGAGCAGGCCGCCCGCCGCCGCTTCATCCAGGTGCTCAAGCCGGTGCAGGTCGCGATCGGCGATTCGTTCGGCGAAATTCGCCCTCATGCAGCGGGCTTCCGCGCCGAAGTCGAAATCGATTTCGCCAATCCCATCATCGGCCGCCAGAACTACATCCTCGACCTCAACCCGCAGAGCTTCCGCCGCGACATCGCGCGTGCCCGCACCTTCGGCTGCATGAACGATGTCACCCGCCTGTGGAGCGCCGGTTTCGCGCTCGGCGCCTCGTTCGACAATTCGGTGGTCTTCGACGACGACCGCCTGCTCAACACCGAAGGCCTGCGCTTCACCGACGAATGCGTCCGCCACAAGGTGCTGGACGTGGTCGGCGATCTCGCACTGGCCGGCCTGCCGCTGCTGGGCGCCTACCGTTCGGTCCGCGGCGGCCACAAGCTCAACAACGCGGTTCTGATGGCGTTGATGGCCGATCGCTCGGCCTGGAAGATCGTCGAAGCCGACCAGGTCGCAGCCCGCCGTCCGCGCGCCGAGGTTGCCGGCGGCATGCTCGGCGGCATGATCGCCCCGGCCTTCGGCCCCGACGTTTCCTGACACGCTTGCCCGGACGTCTTGGCGTCCCGACACCTCCGGTAACTATAACCCGCTGTATTGCCGCCATCTTCGCCTTAATCCCGGCGAAAAGGCTGCGTATCCGGTTGGTTAACGGAATTTATCAGGCTAAACAGGCGCGCGGTCTTGGCAGCTACGGGCACGTAGCCGGCTAGTCCGCATTTCAGCGTTGAACGCGCAGGCACCGCATACAGGCGTCAGGTCTCATCTATGTCGACACAGCGTATCCCGCTCGAATCGCGCAGCTCCTTCCGCCGGCTGGTGTTGGCCTTGGGCCTCATCGGCTTCGCCGTTCCGCTCAGCGGCTGCGGCACCGGCGCGCTGTGGGACAAGTTTGCGTCCAAGGACGAGACCTTCGTCGAGGAGCCCGCCGACAAGCTCTATAATGAGGGCCTTTACCTCATGAACCAGAGCAAGGATCCGAAGGCCGCGGCGAAGAAGTTCGAGGAAGTCGATCGCCAGCATCCCTATTCCGACTGGGCCCGCAAATCGCTGTTGATGTCGTCCTACGCAGCCTATGAAGCGGGCGACTACGACACCGCGATCGGGTCGGCGACGCGCTACGTCACGCTGCATCCCGGCAGCCAGGACGCCGCTTACGCGCAATATCTGATCGCCGCCTCGCATTACGACCAGATCCCCGACATTTCCCGCGATCAGGGCCGCACCGAAAAGGCGATGGCCGCGCTCGAGGAAGTGGTGCGCAAATATCCGACCTCGGAATACGCCACCTCCGCCAAGAAGAAGCTGGAAGGCGCCCGTGACCAGCTGGCCGGCAAGGAAATGTCGGTCGGCCGCTATTACGCGGACAAGCGCGACTACACCGCCGCCATCAACCGCTTCAAGACCGTCGTGACGCAGTACCAGACCACCCGCCACGTCGAGGAAGCCCTCATGCGCCTTACCGAGGCCTATATGGCGATCGGCATCGTCGGCGAGGCGCAGACCGCCGCCGCCGTGCTTGGCCACAACTTTCCTGACAGCAAGTGGTACAAAGACGCCTATAATCTTGTAAAGTCCGGCGGTCTCGAGCCGAGCGAGAACAAGGGGTCTTACCTGAGCAAGGCCTTCAAGCGATTTGGCCTCGGTTAGGAACTAGACCCCCATGCTGGCCCGTCTTTCGATCCGTGACATCGTCCTGATCGAACGGCTCGATATCGAGTTTGCCCGCGGTTTGGCGGTGCTGACCGGCGAGACCGGCGCAGGTAAATCCATTCTTCTCGATGCTTTCGCGCTGGCGCTGGGTGGCCGCGGCGATGCCGGGCTCGTCCGCCACGGCGTCGAACAGGGCCAGGTCACGGCGGTGTTCGACCTCGCGAAGGGCCACCCCGCGCTGGCGATTCTCGCCGCCAACGGCTTTGAAGACACCGGCGAGATGATCCTGCGCCGCGTGCAGCTTGCCGACGGCCGTACCCGCGCCTTCATCAACGACCAGTCCGCCTCGGTGCAGACGCTGAAATCGGTCGGCGCAGCCTTGGTCGAGATCCACGGCCAGCACGACGAGCGCGCTTTGGTCGACGCCGCCACGCACCGCCGGCTGCTCGATGCCTTCGCCGGCCTGGACAAGGACGTGCTTTCTCTCGAATCGCTCTGGGAGGCCCGCAAGGCCGCCTACGCAACGCTGGAGGCGCACCGCGCCAACATGGAGCGCGCTGCCCGCGACGCCGACTATCTGCGCCATGCCGCGGACGAGCTGAAGAAGCTGAAGCCCAAGGACGGCGAGGAGACCCAGCTTGCGGATCGTCGCACCGGCATGATGCAGGGCGAGAAGATCGCCGCCGACCTGCGCGAGGCGCAGGACGCCGTCTCCGGCCACCATTCGCCGATATCGACGCTGGCCGCCGCGGTACGCCGGCTGGAGCGCCGCGCCGGATCGTCGCCCGCTCTGGTCGAGCCCGCCGTGAAGGCGATCGACGTCGCCATCAACGCGCTGGAGGAGGCCGACCAGCACCTCACCGCAGCCCTGATCGCCGCCGACTTCGATCCCTCCGAGCTGGAGCGCATCGAGGAGCGGCTGTTCGCGCTGCGCGCCGCGGCGCGCAAATATTCGACGCCGGTGGATGGCCTGGCCGCGCTGGCCGCAAAGTTCATAGCGGACGTCGCGACCATCGATGCCGGCGCCGGGCAGTTGCAGGGGCTGGAGACCGCCGCTGCCACTGCCGATGGCAAGTACAGCGCCGCGGCCGCCAAGCTGTCGGCATCTCGCACCAAGGCGGCCGAGAAGCTCAACAAGGCGGTCAGCGCCGAATTGGCGCCGCTCAAGCTGGAGCGCGCCAAATTCATGACCCAGGTCGAGACGGACGCGAAGAACCCGGGGCCGCAGGGTATCGACCGCGTCGAGTTCTGGGTGCAGACCAACCCCGGCACACGTGCCGGCCCAATGATGAAGGTCGCCTCCGGCGGCGAGCTGTCGCGCTTCCTGCTGGCGCTGAAAGTGGTGCTGTCCGACAAGGGCTCCGCACCCACGCTCGTGTTCGACGAGATCGACACCGGCGTCGGCGGTGCGGTGGCCGACGCCATCGGCGCGCGGCTGGCGCGCTTGGCCGGCAAGGTCCAGGTGATGGCGGTGACGCATGCGCCGCAGGTCGCGGCGCGTGCCGACCAGCATCTGCTGATTTCCAAGGACGCGCTGGACAAGGGCAAGCGCGTCGCCACCAGCGTCAACACGCTGGCCGCCGACCCCCGCCGCGAGGAAATCGCCCGCATGCTGGCGGGGGCAGAGATCACGGCGGAAGCCAGAGCCGCCGCCGACCGGCTGCTCAAGGGCGCGGCTTAAGCCAAAAACCGTCATTCCGGGGCGCGAGCGCGCCAGCGCGAGCGAACCCGGAATCCCGTTGTGTTTTGCGCCGTTCCGCCGAACACTCTGCCGTCATGCCGTATTACGTCTACATGCTGGCATCTAAGAAGAACGGTGTGCTGTACATCGGCGTCACCAACGATCTCGTTCGCCGCGTCTATGAGCACCGGACGCATGCGGTCAAAAGCTTCACTTCGCGATACAATGTCGACTCGCTGGTCTGGTTCGAGATCTACGACGATCCGCTGACTGCGATCACCCGTGAGAAGGAACTCAAGAAGTGGCGACGCGCGTGGAAGGTCGCGCTGATCGAGGCCGGCAATCCCGAGTGGCATGATTTGTATGCCTCGATCGTGTAAGAGCAATCATGATGGGATTCCGGGTTCGCGCGCGCAAAATGCGCACGCGCCCCGGAATGACGAGTGTGAGAATGGCCAAGACAGCAGCGAAGAATTCCCCCGACCTCGCCACCCTCACCAAGGCCAAAGCCAAGGTCGAGTTGATGCGGCTGTCGCTCGAGATGGAGGGACATAACGTCGCCTACTATCAGAACGACGCGCCGAAAATATCGGATGCCGACTACGATACGCTGCGCCGCCGCGTCGAGGCGATCGAGCAGAAATTTCCCGATCTGGTCAGCGGCGCCTCGCCGACGCAGACGGTGGGAGCCGCTCCCTCGCGCGCCTTTGCCAAGTTGCAGCATGCGGTGCCGATGCTGTCGCTCGGCAATGCGTTCAGCGACGAGGAGGTCGCCGAATTCGTCGCGCGCATCCAGCGCTTCCTCAAGCTCGACGAGGTGCCTGCCATCGTCGCCGAGCCGAAGATCGACGGGCTGTCGCTGTCGCTGCGCTATGAGCACGGCGAACTGGTGCGCGCCGCCACCCGTGGCGACGGGTTCACGGGCGAAGACGTCACCGCCAACGTCCGCACCATCGACGACGTTCCGAACAAGTTGCATGGCAAGAATCATCCCGCCGCCTGCGAATTGCGCGGCGAGGTCTACATGCTGAAGAGCGATTTTCTCGCGCTGAACGCGCGCCAGGTCGAGGCGGGTGAAGACCCGTTCGCTAATCCCAGAAATTCCGCCGCCGGCTCGCTGCGGCAGAAAGACGTCTCGGTCACCGCCTCCCGGCCGCTGAAATTCTTCGCCTATGCCTGGGGCGAGATGTCGGACTATCCCATCGACGAGCCGACGCAGTGGGGCATGCTTGACTGGCTGAAGCAGGCCGGCTTCACCGTCAATCCGGAGATCACGCAATGCGCCAGCGTCGAGGACGCACTGGCGTTCTATCGCCGGATCGGCGAGCAGCGCGCGTCGCTGCCCTATGACATCGACGGCGTGGTCTACAAGGTGGACCGTATCGACTGGCAGGCGCGACTGGGCTTTGCCGGCCGCGCGCCGCGCTGGGCCATCGCGCATAAATTCGCGGCGGAGCAGGCGACCACCATCCTCGACAAGATCGACATCCAGGTCGGCCGCACCGGCGCGCTGACGCCGGTGGCGCGGCTGCAGGCGGTGACGGTCGGCGGCGTCGTGGTGCAGAACGCCACGCTGCACAATGAGGACTACATCAAGGGCGTCGGCAATGACGGCCAGCCGGTGCACGACGGCATCGACATCCGCGAGGGCGACACGGTCGTGATCCAGCGCGCCGGCGACGTGATCCCGCAGGTGGTCAGCGTGGTGCTAACGATGCGGCCGACAGAGTCGAAGCCTTATGAATTTCCCAAGACCTGTCCGGCCTGCGGCAGCCACGCCATCCGAGAGAACGGCGAGGTCGTCACGCGCTGCACCGGCGCGCTGATCTGTCCGGCGCAGGCGGTCGAACGGCTGAAGCATTTCGTCTCGCGGCTGGCTTTCGACATCGACGGGCTCGGCGACAAGCAGATCCAGGAATTCTATGACGACGGCCTGATCATGCATCCGGTCGACATCTTCACGCTGCAGAAGCGCGATGAGCGTTCCTCGAAGAAGATCATCGACCGCGAAGGCTTTGGTGAAGTCTCGGTACGCAATCTGTTTTCCGCTATCGACAACAGGCGCAAGATCGAGCTCAATCGGTTGATCTTCGCGCTCGGCATCCGCCACATCGGCGAGGGCAACGCGAAGCTGCTGGCGAAGCATTACGGCAGTTTTGCCGCGTTCCGCGACGCGATGCTGGCCGCCGCGGCCGGGCAGACCGCCGAGGGCAACAATTCGGAGGCCTGGCAGGACCTCAACAATATCGGCGGCGTCGGCGAGATCGTCGCGGACGCGGTGGTCGAGTTCTTCGCCGAGACGCGCAATGTCAAGGCGCTCGGCGAACTGCTCGACGAAATCGAGGTGCTAGATGTCG
Coding sequences:
- a CDS encoding cell division protein FtsQ/DivIB, whose amino-acid sequence is MLGAGRLSRSDRPQGPQTDLRLAARGAAILLREQLAPLARFLSQPRARKAAIREQNSNRFIAAFERYVPRRVGIAATVLMLLGSVALGVVNGGHVEELTEFLSDTRNAAANAAGFRIASVTLNGRKQLTQDEILAIGGVNGRSSLLFLDAATVRDRLKANPWIADANVLKLYPDRLQIDVTERTAFALWQQDGRLAVVAADGAVLENYVSKRFTTLPLVVGKGADTRARDFLALLDRYPQVRAVTRAAILVGERRWNLRLTDGLDVRLPENDVGNALAMLSQLDKEDHLFSKDIVAIDMRLSDRLTVRLSEDAAKARDELFAKENKTKKKAGAA
- the ftsA gene encoding cell division protein FtsA translates to MTGLDRTQAPKTRQMAPNRTALVASLDVGTSKIACMIARLKPCAPNEALRGRTHAVELVGYSQIQSRGVKSGAVVDMGECEQAVRQAVSLAERMAKARVESVLLSVSAGRLQGQLIEASADIKGSAVTAADVTRVTSTGMKHATPPGRTVLHALPVSYSLDGVKGIRDPKGMVASQFGVDMNVVTADATVARNLMLVVERCHLNVEAMAASPYVAGLSVLTDDESDLGAAVVEMGAGTTTIAIYSGGRFVHASGFAVGGQHITMDIARGLGCCIADAERIKTLYGTVLTGGSDAREVMNVPTAGDNDRDFPQVVTRATIANIVRPRAEEIFEMVRDRLADSPFAAEPRARVVLSGGASQLTGLAELGSQVLGRPVRIGRPLGFGRLPNEAKSASFAVPTGLLVYPQFAHLEHVEPRYTRQLKTGTGDGYFGKVGRWLREGF
- the ftsZ gene encoding cell division protein FtsZ; its protein translation is MTLNLTPPDIAELKPRITVFGVGGAGGNAVNNMITAGLMGVDFVVANTDAQALTMSKAQRIVQMGTVVTQGLGAGSQPDVGAAAAQEVIDEIRDHLSGANMVFVTCGMGGGTGTGAAPVIAKTARDMGILTVGVVTKPFHFEGQRRMRTAESGIAELHKVVDTLLIIPNQNLFRVANEKTTFADAFAMADQVLYSGVACITDLMVKEGLINLDFADVRAVMREMGKAMMGTGEATGEKRALTAAEAAIANPLIDDSSMKGARGLLISITGGKDLTLFEVDEAATRIREEVDADANIIVGATFDETLDGVIRVSVVATGIDQSLLARNAAAPAAAVTNAVAANPDNRLADLTAKLRADNQRAVASSAQQADAPRPAAAPAPRAPASNHERAALAAIAAAVSPDAHLPVAQVSSQPASYGDVTVRPIAQKPSLFPETAPRMEAHEPAPPEQFIPQAAERAPLRAPRMPKFDELPMTAQNEIRQARGETSEDEPQKVRMSLLQRLANVGLGRREEDSEPARQAPAMAPMPPLPERKPQRSVSQQMGEPVSEYARRPAPQGLDQHGRPAPVAPAPQGDDHLDIPAFLRRQTN
- the lpxC gene encoding UDP-3-O-acyl-N-acetylglucosamine deacetylase; protein product: MKFSRQTTLWSQATVTGVGVHSGLPVSLTLSPAPVDAGFIFVRTGLDGPDREITANAKSVTATAFATVLGDREGPLVSTAEHVLAALRGMGVDNATIEVDGPEVPIMDGSAAPFVAAIDQAGIVEQAARRRFIQVLKPVQVAIGDSFGEIRPHAAGFRAEVEIDFANPIIGRQNYILDLNPQSFRRDIARARTFGCMNDVTRLWSAGFALGASFDNSVVFDDDRLLNTEGLRFTDECVRHKVLDVVGDLALAGLPLLGAYRSVRGGHKLNNAVLMALMADRSAWKIVEADQVAARRPRAEVAGGMLGGMIAPAFGPDVS
- a CDS encoding outer membrane protein assembly factor BamD, whose translation is MSTQRIPLESRSSFRRLVLALGLIGFAVPLSGCGTGALWDKFASKDETFVEEPADKLYNEGLYLMNQSKDPKAAAKKFEEVDRQHPYSDWARKSLLMSSYAAYEAGDYDTAIGSATRYVTLHPGSQDAAYAQYLIAASHYDQIPDISRDQGRTEKAMAALEEVVRKYPTSEYATSAKKKLEGARDQLAGKEMSVGRYYADKRDYTAAINRFKTVVTQYQTTRHVEEALMRLTEAYMAIGIVGEAQTAAAVLGHNFPDSKWYKDAYNLVKSGGLEPSENKGSYLSKAFKRFGLG
- the recN gene encoding DNA repair protein RecN — translated: MLARLSIRDIVLIERLDIEFARGLAVLTGETGAGKSILLDAFALALGGRGDAGLVRHGVEQGQVTAVFDLAKGHPALAILAANGFEDTGEMILRRVQLADGRTRAFINDQSASVQTLKSVGAALVEIHGQHDERALVDAATHRRLLDAFAGLDKDVLSLESLWEARKAAYATLEAHRANMERAARDADYLRHAADELKKLKPKDGEETQLADRRTGMMQGEKIAADLREAQDAVSGHHSPISTLAAAVRRLERRAGSSPALVEPAVKAIDVAINALEEADQHLTAALIAADFDPSELERIEERLFALRAAARKYSTPVDGLAALAAKFIADVATIDAGAGQLQGLETAAATADGKYSAAAAKLSASRTKAAEKLNKAVSAELAPLKLERAKFMTQVETDAKNPGPQGIDRVEFWVQTNPGTRAGPMMKVASGGELSRFLLALKVVLSDKGSAPTLVFDEIDTGVGGAVADAIGARLARLAGKVQVMAVTHAPQVAARADQHLLISKDALDKGKRVATSVNTLAADPRREEIARMLAGAEITAEARAAADRLLKGAA
- a CDS encoding GIY-YIG nuclease family protein, translated to MPYYVYMLASKKNGVLYIGVTNDLVRRVYEHRTHAVKSFTSRYNVDSLVWFEIYDDPLTAITREKELKKWRRAWKVALIEAGNPEWHDLYASIV
- the ligA gene encoding NAD-dependent DNA ligase LigA, which translates into the protein MAKTAAKNSPDLATLTKAKAKVELMRLSLEMEGHNVAYYQNDAPKISDADYDTLRRRVEAIEQKFPDLVSGASPTQTVGAAPSRAFAKLQHAVPMLSLGNAFSDEEVAEFVARIQRFLKLDEVPAIVAEPKIDGLSLSLRYEHGELVRAATRGDGFTGEDVTANVRTIDDVPNKLHGKNHPAACELRGEVYMLKSDFLALNARQVEAGEDPFANPRNSAAGSLRQKDVSVTASRPLKFFAYAWGEMSDYPIDEPTQWGMLDWLKQAGFTVNPEITQCASVEDALAFYRRIGEQRASLPYDIDGVVYKVDRIDWQARLGFAGRAPRWAIAHKFAAEQATTILDKIDIQVGRTGALTPVARLQAVTVGGVVVQNATLHNEDYIKGVGNDGQPVHDGIDIREGDTVVIQRAGDVIPQVVSVVLTMRPTESKPYEFPKTCPACGSHAIRENGEVVTRCTGALICPAQAVERLKHFVSRLAFDIDGLGDKQIQEFYDDGLIMHPVDIFTLQKRDERSSKKIIDREGFGEVSVRNLFSAIDNRRKIELNRLIFALGIRHIGEGNAKLLAKHYGSFAAFRDAMLAAAAGQTAEGNNSEAWQDLNNIGGVGEIVADAVVEFFAETRNVKALGELLDEIEVLDVEQAKSDTAIAGKIVVFTGSLTKFTRDEAKARAERLGAKVAGSVSKKTDYVVAGEDAGSKLKKATELGVTVLTEDEWLKLIEG